A stretch of the Sciurus carolinensis unplaced genomic scaffold, mSciCar1.2, whole genome shotgun sequence genome encodes the following:
- the LOC124975887 gene encoding zinc finger protein 329-like — MPYRFKKCVQAFKEFSTLYHTSDKPYRCEDCGKGFNRRSCLSTHKKNHAGEKTYHCKECGKAFISTSNLTRHQGTHSDERPYKCIECEKDFKYPSGLIQHRRIHTGEKPYKCTECGKEFTRKSNFNEHQSVHSDERPYECKECGKGFKCSRALIVHQKIHRDERPYECKECGKGFKCNAALVRHQNIHSGEKLYKCTECGKAFIDFPDLTRHYRIHIDERPYECKKCGKGFKFSGGLIRHQRIHREETIQM; from the coding sequence ATGCCATACAGATTTAAGAAATGTGTTCAAGCATTTAAGGAATTCTCAACCCTTTATCACACTAGTGATAAACCCTACAGATGTGAAGATTGTGGTAAAGGTTTTAATCGAAGGTCATGCCTTAGTACACACAAGAAGAATCATGCTGGAGAGAAGACCTATCattgtaaagaatgtggaaaggCATTTATTTCCACCTCAAATCTTACTAGGCATCAGGGGactcatagtgatgagagaccgtacaaatgtatagaatgtgaaaaagattttaaatacccCTCAGGCCTTATTCAACACCGgaggattcatactggagagaagccctacaaatgtacagaatgtgggaaagaatTTACACGAAAATCAAACTTCAATGAACACCAGAgtgttcatagtgatgagagaccatatgaatgtaaggaatgtggcaaaggctttaagtgtagTAGAGCCCTTATTgtacaccagaagattcatagggatgagagaccatatgaatgtaaggaatgtggcaaaggctttaagtgtaATGCAGCCCTTGTTCGACACCAGAATattcatagtggagagaagctgtacaaatgtacagaatgtgggaaagcatttattgaCTTTCCAGACTTGACTCGACACTACAGGATTCATAtagatgagagaccatatgaatgtaagaaatgtggcaaaggctttaagtttAGTGGAGGACTTATtagacaccagaggattcatagggaagagaccatacaaatgtaa